The genome window CAGCCGGGACTACAATCGGGACGACAGCGATGCGTGCAGTCCCTGTCGGTGTGCCGAAAATCATGGTTTCAACCTTGGCTTCCGGCGATACGAGTCCCTATGTAGACACCAAGGATATTTCGATGATGTATTCCGTCGTAGACATCGCGGGGATTAACAACCTCTCCCGACAGATCTTGGCAAATGCAGCCGGTGCGATCGTGGGCATGGTCAATGCAGAAGTGCCGGCAGCGGAGGATAAACCATTAATCGGTGCCACGATGTTTGGTGTAACCACGCCGTGTGTTACGAAGGCGCGTGAACTCCTAGAAGATGCCGGCTACGAAGTCCTGGTCTTCCACGCCACCGGTGCCGGTGGGCGAGCGATGGAAGATCTAGTCAAAGGCGGATTTATCGTCGGTGTTCTTGATGTGACGACGACGGAACTGGCCGATGAACTGGTCGGTGGAGTGCTAAGCGCAGGACCAGATCGCTTGGAGGCAGCGGGTGACTTAGGTGTACCGCAGGTAGTCGCACCGGGCGCGTTGGATATGGTCAATTTCGGGCCTCCCGATACAGTGCCAGAGCAGTTCAAGGATCGGACATTCTACCAGCATAACCCAACGGTGACGCTGATGCGAACCACTGTTGAAGAAAATGCCGAATTGGGCAAAATCATGGGACAGAAGTTAAGCCAAGCCAAGGGGCCCACGACAGTGATCATTCCAAAACAGGGGGTCTCAGCAATTGATCAAGAAGGGCAGCCATTCTACTCAGCGGAAGCGGAAGCTGCATGGATCGAAAATCTGAAGGCGAATCTTGGAGATAATGTTACCTTAATCGAGCTGGATAACCACATCAATGACGATGCGTTTGCGACGAAACTGGTAGAAACGTTGCTGGCAAGTTTGAACGGTGATGCGTAATGTGCGATTTCCGATTGCATCTGTTCAAGTTGGGTACTGGCTATCTCTGTATGAGGTGAGTGGTCAGTGCACAGGCCAACGTGGGCATGCCAACGCCACGTTGGCTACTGGACACTTTACCATAGGTCCTCTTAGATTATCTAAGAAAAGAGAAGCTGATAGATTGAAAACGATAGTCATATAGAAGGGAAGTTAATCGGCAGAGGTGTCAGAGCTGAATTGGGGATCGTTAAGTGGCAGATGCTGATTAGTTTGGTACTCTCTAGGTGCTGGCCTGTTATTGCTTTTCTGTGATTTGTTCCAAATCCAGGCGGGAACACCAATTGCGACTGCTATGAGTGCCATCAATCCAATTAAAAAGGAACGCATATCAACAAGTCTTTTATCTATTCCACCAATTTCAGCTGTCAAACGCTTGTCCATCTCATCAATTTTAATGGTCAAACGCTTGTCCATCTCATCAATTTTAGTGGTCAAACGCTTGTCCATCTCATCAATTTTAGTGGTTACTTGATTGTACTTAGAATCAATATATTCTTTTGTGCGTGCCTCTGACTTTTCAATTATAGTTTCGATAGCCTGTAAATCTTCCTTTGTCAATTCACCTAATACCGGGGAAACAACAAGAAATAAAATGATGATAATCAGTGTGCCTTTCATGGGGTATCTCCTAAGAAGAACGATTGTAATAGCTTATTGTGAGTCTATAGCAGTTCGATGTCATTTGTCAAGAAAAAGTTGCAATTGAAAGGAGATATAAAATGAGTTTTGTTCAAATCGATGGTCTGTCTATAGCAGTTCGAACGGAGGACATTATTTCGGTTGAGGTCGCCGGTGAGGATGATCGCGGATGGGCATTGCAGGTGCATATACGGGGTCGCGATGAGCCTTATAAAATGTTCGGAGATCAAGTGCATCTCGTAAGGCTGTATAAGGCACTTTTATCCCATCTTGGTAATGTTACGAATATTGCCCCCGAAAATAGCACCTCCAAAGTTGTAGGCGATATCGAGGAATAAAGACAATTCTTCTTCCGTCGCGGCGTTTGATAAACGCTGCAGAAAAGGAAACTTACATGGCGCTCACACCGGTTCTCTCACGTCAGCAGACCCAGCGGTATTGCGAAGATAATTACTTGCTGGTATCAGGGCTAATCCCGGACGCTATCGCCGAACAGGCGGAAGCAGCAATGTGGCGATGGATGGGGCTTCAACCCAGCGATCCTGCGTCGTGGGTGAATGTGCAGCCCCCGGAGACTTGCGATAATCCTGACCTCCTTGCTGTTTATACGCCTGAATTTTTGACCGCCGCTGCACAACTTGGCGAGGGCGACATGGCTCCTGAAGTTTATCGCCCTCCAAAGCAGGTAAGACCCATCAATATCTTCCCACAAACCGGTGAATGGACGCCGCCGGGATCCCATATCGACCATGCAATTAAAGAGCACGGACACAAGACATTTCCGCCTGCCTTTCGCGTTGCAACCCTCACGTATCTGACCGATGTAGAATCTCATGGTGGTGGCACAGTTGTCTGGCCTCGGTCTCGTTACAAAATTGAGGGACTGGCGCGTAGCGATCCGGATCGCTATGAGTATATGTGGGTCCTCAATCAGGAATACAACCGTGAGGAACTAGGGGATTATATGGAGTTAACGCCCAAACGCGGCGATGTGCTCTTCTACCACGTCTTCTGTGCACACTCCGGCAGTAAAAATATAGGACATATGCCCCGTTTTGCTCTCCCCTGCAAATGGTAACAAAATCCACTATTGGGGAGTTACGTGGGGCAGGTTGCCTAACCTGCCAGACAATTTGGAACGAAGTTATCACTGATACACAGAGAACCTTGATAGGCAGAATCAATGGGAGGTTTACAGTAATGACACCCGAACAGAGATACTTGTTTGATGTTACCGGATATTTACATTTAGAAAACGTGCTTACGGGCGATACACTGAAAGAGACCCAAGAAGCGGTCGACCGATATATCCGAACACCAGAGGATGAACTGCCCCCCGGGTTTGAAATCAGAGGGCTCCATCAACACGGCTTCGCGTTCGATAAGTGCCTTGAAGCCTTGACACTCCATCCAGCCACTTGGCCAATTATCAAAGAATTGACCCTTGACAAACCGCGTTTTGCCAGAGGGTCGCTCAAACGAGAGCAACACACCGATTGGAAAGAAAACGAGCGGGCACGGACAAACCCCGGCGGACTGCACTGCGCCCGCGATGACTACGGTTGGTATAGCACCCTTTATAAGGTGAAGGATGGACGAATCTACTGCGATGACTTTGTCGCCTTTTTCTATTTTACCGATGTCTACCCCGGCGACGGTGGATTGATTGTGATTCCCGGCTCTCACAAAAGCGAATTTCAACGTCCAAAAGATTTGTTGACACTCGACGGTGCGGATGGATTCGATCCAGAACCGGATCCGGTGTTTACAAACATCACCGCGCGGGCGGGCGATGTTGTGATTATATCCGAGCTGCTCACCCACGGTGTCTTACGATGGAAACCGACGGATCGTGATCGTCGTATACTCGTCCTGCGCTACAAGCCGCAATATATGGGAACGCATAATTTCCCGCAGCCAATCGTAGACCGGTTGTCGCCGGAGACGCAGGAACTAGTCGCATCGGCAGGATTCCAACATACCAAAGAAATCGTTAAACAAGATATTGTCCATCTTTCGTGAGCGGGGAGGCTCTCAATGACACCGAAACAGAGGTATCTCTTTGATTTGACAGGTTATCTTCACCTGAAAAACGTCCTCAGTCCGGAAGAACTGAGAGATGCACAAGCAGCAATCGAACGATGTCGTCAGACACCGCCAGATCGCTTGCCGCCCGGCATCAATAGGCAGGGAGAAGGGTTTTCCTACGGCTTTTCATTCGACAAAGCGTTGGAGTCGTTGACGCTCCATCCTGTGACATGGCCCCTCATCAAAGAACTGACCCGTGGGAAACCCCGTCTTAACCGAGGGACGCTCGCCATCAATACACACGAAAAGCGTCAAATCACACCCTTCCACTGCGCTCGGGAAGACCTCGGTTGGATCACCCGGCGCTATGAGGCTAAGGATGGGCAGGTTTTCGCCAATGATCTTGTGGCTTTCTTCTATTTTACTGATGTTTACCCCGGCGACGGTGGATTGGTTGTGATTCCGGGGTCTCACAAGAGCGAATTCGAGCGTCCGGACGGTCTTTTTTTCCCAGATCTGGATGATCCAGACCCTGAACTGCATCCAGCAATGGCAAATATCACGCCTCGCGCCGGCGACGTGGTGCTGATTTCGGAACTACTCACGCATGGGGTTTTGGTCTGGAAGCCAACCGATCGAGATCGGCGCTTCCTAATCCTACGGTACAAAACCCAATACTTTCAGGATGCGTCGGGGGACACGAATCCGGTTCCCGAGGAGGTACGCACGAGACTGTCGCCGGAGACGCGAGAGCTAACTGAACCTGCGTTTTACACAGATATTAAGGAGATCGCCAAGCAGGACAGAGTCACGCTGACAATTGACTAACAGGGCAAGGACTATTTTCCATTCCAGAACCTTTGGTGTGAATTGGCGAGACTGTTTCCACATCGGTCAAGTTGAAAATCCCGATTTATCGGGGTGTCCATTGGTTTATTAGTGCACTAAATGATTTTCACGTTTCACGCATCGCGTTTCACGTACGGTCTCAACGGTTGAAAACAAGCATCATTGGTTATAGAACAGGAGATTACCATGAAAATCACCAACATCGAATGTATCCCAATTGTTATGCCACTTGCGGAACGCTACGACGATCACCACGGTCGTGTCCGTATGGGTAATATTGATGAACACCTCGTTGTCAAAGTTCATACAGATAACGGCCTAGTCGGATACGGCGATTATGAAGACGATCCCAATCCCATCCCACAGTCGATTATCGATACGCTCATCGGTCGCAGTCCATTTGACTTTCTACATAACAATTTTAATATGGCACTGGGTATGGCACTCTATGATGTGATGGGGAAACATCTCGGAGTGCCGGCTTACAAGCTGATGGGACAAAAAGTGCGCGATGCTGTATCTGTCGCAGCGTGGACGCGACCGTGTCCACCGGAGGTTTTCCGTGACGAAATCCAGCGCGCCGCCTCCCAAGGCTATACTATCTTTAAGATGCACTCCGGTGAATTATGGGATGTGATTGAGCAGACCCGTCTCGCCGCAGAGGTGGCACCGCCCGGTTTTAAGATTCACTGGGACTTCAACCACAACCGGAGCTTGGCGGTCGTTCTACCCATCATCAATGAACTGGAGAAGAACCACCCAATCGTCGGTTACATTGAAGATCCGCTGCCTTGGACAGATATCGATGGCTGGCGGAAACTGCGTGAGAGGACACGCCTCCCGCTTATCATGCATGTTCCTCAACTTGGTGGCATTCAGGAAGTCATCCAAGGCTGCGCTGACATCTATATGATCGGTGGTGGGATTGGCACCACTTTGATGAAGGGATTTGCATATGGGCAGGCAAATATCCAAGCGCTGATTCAGCAGAGCGGTGGTACACTGATGAAGGCTTTGACCCTGCACCAAGCTGCTGTCCTTCCGAGCGCAACCGCGCATACGATAAACCTCGACGACCAATACTCAGAGGACATAACAACGGAGCGCATTCCGGTGATTGAAGGGTTTTCCCCTGTGCCTGAAGCCCCCGGACTGGGTTTTGAAGTGGATGAAGATGCTATCACACGGTTCGCTTCCGGCACACCATTGACAACCGGCAGAATCGTCGGGATTCTATCCCTGCCCGGTGGTCACAAGTTTTACACCCCTCGCTCCTTGAGTGTCGCCAGCTTGACAGGCTATGAGGAAGGTGCAATACGGGGAATTAACTTCGAGAAATGGGAGGACGACGGTTCGTCAGAATTTAATCGCATCTATGAGCGGGTGGAGCAGGAAGGTTCGTTCTTAGCAGATAAATAGGAGAGAAAAAATGAAAGTTCTCATCACCGGTGCCGCCGGTGCCGTTGGTTCAACTCTTGTAAAAGATATGAAAGATCGACACACGATTCGCGGACTTGACCGTCTGCCGATGCCCGACCTCGAAGACACAATCGAAGGCGATGTGGCAGATTTCGACACCATGCTCAGAGCCACGGAGGGCATGGAGGCGGTCATTCACCTTACCGGGACAGATAGTGAGTGGGAAGCCGCTCTGCAAAGCAATTTCATCGGCACCTACAACATGTTTGAAACCTCACGCCTGAACGGCGTGAAACGGATTGCGTATGCTAGCCGCGCTGGCGTGTTGGGTCCCTATCCGAAAAGTATCAAGCGAACGATTGATATGCCAACTAAGCCGGTCGGTAACTATACAGTTAGCAAGGTGTTCGGCGAGGCGATGGGATATTCGTATGCGAGCCGCTACGACATGGAGTTCGTTGGGGTTCGGATCGGAAACTTCAACCGTGACAGACCGCTGCCTGAACACCCTCATCACCTCGGTCATGGCGACGCAGTGCGCGTATTTGAGCAGGCGATTATCCACCCGGATGTGAAGTTTGAAATTGTATTCGGTGTTTCGGACAGTAACTGGCCCCTGTATGACCTCGACCATGGGCGTTTGGCAATCGGCTACTATCCGCAGGATCGCTATGAACATAAATAACTGCATGATATCAATTGTATGCCTATGGGAGCGGAGACGTGCGTAATATCGAACCCATTCTTGGGCTAATAATCATTCTCTCATGTGCGTGTGGTGCGCTCTACGAAATAATCTGGGCACGTCAGATCACCCTGTTTTTCGGGAGTCCGGTATTTGCTGTGAGCGCGTTGTTGAGTGCGTTGGCAGGGGGACTGGGACTTGGCAGCTTCTATTTCAGACGTTTGGCAGATCGAGAAAACCGCCCATTGCGCGTGTATGCCTTCCTCGGAGCGGGTCTCGGTATCT of Candidatus Poribacteria bacterium contains these proteins:
- a CDS encoding Tm-1-like ATP-binding domain-containing protein; this encodes AGTTIGTTAMRAVPVGVPKIMVSTLASGDTSPYVDTKDISMMYSVVDIAGINNLSRQILANAAGAIVGMVNAEVPAAEDKPLIGATMFGVTTPCVTKARELLEDAGYEVLVFHATGAGGRAMEDLVKGGFIVGVLDVTTTELADELVGGVLSAGPDRLEAAGDLGVPQVVAPGALDMVNFGPPDTVPEQFKDRTFYQHNPTVTLMRTTVEENAELGKIMGQKLSQAKGPTTVIIPKQGVSAIDQEGQPFYSAEAEAAWIENLKANLGDNVTLIELDNHINDDAFATKLVETLLASLNGDA
- a CDS encoding phytanoyl-CoA dioxygenase family protein translates to MALTPVLSRQQTQRYCEDNYLLVSGLIPDAIAEQAEAAMWRWMGLQPSDPASWVNVQPPETCDNPDLLAVYTPEFLTAAAQLGEGDMAPEVYRPPKQVRPINIFPQTGEWTPPGSHIDHAIKEHGHKTFPPAFRVATLTYLTDVESHGGGTVVWPRSRYKIEGLARSDPDRYEYMWVLNQEYNREELGDYMELTPKRGDVLFYHVFCAHSGSKNIGHMPRFALPCKW
- a CDS encoding phytanoyl-CoA dioxygenase family protein, with the translated sequence MTPEQRYLFDVTGYLHLENVLTGDTLKETQEAVDRYIRTPEDELPPGFEIRGLHQHGFAFDKCLEALTLHPATWPIIKELTLDKPRFARGSLKREQHTDWKENERARTNPGGLHCARDDYGWYSTLYKVKDGRIYCDDFVAFFYFTDVYPGDGGLIVIPGSHKSEFQRPKDLLTLDGADGFDPEPDPVFTNITARAGDVVIISELLTHGVLRWKPTDRDRRILVLRYKPQYMGTHNFPQPIVDRLSPETQELVASAGFQHTKEIVKQDIVHLS
- a CDS encoding phytanoyl-CoA dioxygenase family protein, whose amino-acid sequence is MTPKQRYLFDLTGYLHLKNVLSPEELRDAQAAIERCRQTPPDRLPPGINRQGEGFSYGFSFDKALESLTLHPVTWPLIKELTRGKPRLNRGTLAINTHEKRQITPFHCAREDLGWITRRYEAKDGQVFANDLVAFFYFTDVYPGDGGLVVIPGSHKSEFERPDGLFFPDLDDPDPELHPAMANITPRAGDVVLISELLTHGVLVWKPTDRDRRFLILRYKTQYFQDASGDTNPVPEEVRTRLSPETRELTEPAFYTDIKEIAKQDRVTLTID
- a CDS encoding NAD(P)-dependent oxidoreductase; translation: MKVLITGAAGAVGSTLVKDMKDRHTIRGLDRLPMPDLEDTIEGDVADFDTMLRATEGMEAVIHLTGTDSEWEAALQSNFIGTYNMFETSRLNGVKRIAYASRAGVLGPYPKSIKRTIDMPTKPVGNYTVSKVFGEAMGYSYASRYDMEFVGVRIGNFNRDRPLPEHPHHLGHGDAVRVFEQAIIHPDVKFEIVFGVSDSNWPLYDLDHGRLAIGYYPQDRYEHK